One genomic segment of Chelonia mydas isolate rCheMyd1 chromosome 1, rCheMyd1.pri.v2, whole genome shotgun sequence includes these proteins:
- the LOC102938913 gene encoding 40S ribosomal protein S12 encodes MDVNTALQEVLKTALIHDGLARGIREAAKALDKRQAHLCVLASNCDQPMFVKLVEALCAEHQINLIKVDDNKKLGEWVGLCKINREGKPLKVVGCSCVVVRDYGKESQAKDIIEEYFKCKK; translated from the coding sequence ATGGATGTTAACACCGCCCTGCAAGAAGTGCTGAAGACTGCACTCATCCACGATGGCTTAGCTCGTGGTATTCGTGAAGCTGCCAAAGCCTTGGACAAACGCCAAGCCCACCTTTGTGTTCTTGCTTCAAACTGCGACCAACCCATGTTCGTAAAGTTGGTTGAAGCCCTTTGTGCAGAACACCAGATCAACTTGATAAAAGTTGATGACAACAAGAAACTGGGTGAGTGGGTAGGTCTCTGCAAAATCAACAGAGAAGGAAAACCCCTCAAAGTAGTGGGCTGCAGTTGTGTGGTTGTCAGAGACTATGGCAAGGAATCTCAGGCCAAAGATATCATCGAAGAATACTTCAAGTGcaagaaatga